From Nitrospira sp.:
TCTTTGCTCAAGCTTGATGTCGAGGGAGCGGAGTATGAGATCTTAGCATCGATCCTAGACGGCGACATCCGCCCGGCTATTCTCTGTGTCGAATTCGATGAAGGCTATAACCCATTGGACGAAGGGTATCTGTCGCGCATTCTGAATATGGTCTCTCGCGTCAAGACATGTGGCTATCGATTGACGCATGTCGATGGGTGGAATGCCACGTTCGTTCTCCGTCGTGCAATAGCGGGATCCGAGAGGAACATATGAAAGTTGGCATGGTTACGGCATCCGTGTCTCGAAAGGGCGGAGGGATACAGGAGGTTGTCAGAAGGAGCGCGATCGAGTTGCATCGTCGAGGTTCCAATGTCAGCGTTTTTGGACTCAGTGATGAGCATGCCGACGAGGATGGCAAAACCTGGAAGCCGGTTGCGGTCAGTGTGTTCCAACAGCGGGGGTACAAGCCGTTCGGATACGCTCCGGATCTGTTGTCGGCACTTCGTTCAGCGGCTCCGGATGTGCTGCACAATCATGGCTTATGGATGTATCCTTCCGTTGCCTCGGTGAAGTGGGCGAAACTGACTCACCGTCCCTATCTCATCAGCGTGCACGGCATGTTGGACCCATGGGCCGTCACCCATTCATATTGGAAGAAGAAGCTTGCGAGCATGATCTATGAACACCGCCACCTGACACAGGCTGCGTGTCTTCATGCGCTGTGTTCAGAGGAAGCCGATACCATTCGTCGCTATGGGCTTTCCAATCCGATTTCCGTCATCCCGTTTGGCATCGATCTTCCCCTTCTGGACCTTGGAGAGACGACTCGACATGAAAAGGCGCTCCTATTTCTTGGTCGTCTCCATCCCAAGAAAGGGCTCATGAACCTCTTGATGGCCTGGCAACGACTTCAACACGATCGCATACCCACCGTAGCGGGATGGGAATTATGGATTGCAGGATGGGACCAAGGGAATCATGAGCAGGCACTTCGAACATATGCTGCCGAGCAAGGCATCGAACGCTCCGTCCGGTTTCTCGGGCCGAAGTTTGGACGAGACAAGGACGTGCTGCTTCGGTCAGTGGGCGCATTTGTGTTGCCCTCCTTCAGCGAAGGCTTGCCGGTCAGTGTCTTGGAAGCGTGGGCCTATGGGTTGCCGGTGGTCATGACGAAAGAATGTAACCTTCCGCAAGGATTTTCATCCGGGGCGTCGATATGCATCGATACGACCGCAACAGGGATCGTGCGTGGGCTGCGGGACATCATGGCGCTGTCCGCTGACGATCGTACGGCCATGGGAATGCGCGGGAGACAACTCGTGGAACACCAGTTCTCATGGACTTCCTATGCGGAACACATGTCGTCCCTGTATGAGTGGATGAGTGGGGCGGGTCCACGGCCTGACTGCGTGAGCACTCATTAGGAATTGAGTTCAGAGGATGGGTAGTCTGTGATGAGCACTCCTAGACCAGACTTCCAAACCACTGGAAACAAGATACGTCGGATTCTGTGGGGTGCCGTCTGGTTGCTCGCATATCGACCAAGCCCGCGATTCCTGCATGGCTGGAGGCGGTGCTTGCTGAGGTTGTTCGGAGCCAACATCGAAAAAGGGGCGCACCCCTATCCTTCGGTCAAGATTTGGGCCCCATGGAACCTCACGATGAAACAGGGGAGTTGTCTGGGCGACTATGTGCGATGCTATTCGGTTGACCGAGTTACGCTCGAGCCTCATGCGACGGTGAGTCAATACTCGTATCTCTGCACCGCAAGCCATGATTATCGTGTTGATGGGATGTCGTTGATCACAGCTCCGATTACGATTGGGCCGCATGCATGGGTCGCAGGGGATGCCTTCATCGGACCAGGCGTGAGTGTTGGCGAACGAGCGGTCGTCGGCGCACGGACGAGTGTATTTCGTGACGTCGACCCTTGGACAGTGGTGGGTGGAAATCCTGCCCGACTCATCAGAAAGTATCACCTCGAACGCGAGGAATCATGACGGATACAGTCGTCGACATCTCAGGCTATGCGTATGAAGACGGTGAACTCAATCACTCACACAACTACCTTATCCCATCCTTGTTAAGCATTCTGGCTTCACTATCACTTCCTTCGGCCGACCGACGCGTGTTTGAGCTGGGGTAGTGTCTCATACGTTCCTTTACCTTCCGTTCGTGGTGAGCCCTTCGATTCACTCAGGACAGGCCCGTCGAACCATGAACGGAACCAGTTGAAAACACTCGCCCTTCGACAGGCTCATGGCGTACGGCCAATGTCAGCGTACTCATGAATCACACACTAACACGTCAGTGAGATCTCCTCCGCGCGTTCGAACCCGTGGCCCCCTCTCGACGATCCGTTCCGTTTTTAACATTTTGATAACACAAACTTGATGTTGACGTGGCTCTCTCCTTTTTGGGGGAGAGTAGACTTCGGTTCCTGAAAGAGGAGTGTCCACACACTATCCCGAAGCTACAACGTTACGAGTATGAGCCTGTCGATTCTCATTCTGACTCTCAACGAAGAAAGCAACCTGGCCGACTGCATCCAATCGGTGAATTGGTCAGACGATATTGTGGTGCTGGATTCCTTCAGTAGCGATCGAACGGTCAAGATTGCGGAGGAGATGGGTGCTCGCGTCGTGCAGCGGCGTTTCGACAATTGGTCTGCGCATCAGAATTGGGCGCTCGACCAAATCTCATTTAAACATCCCTGGGTGTTCTACCTCGATGCCGATGAACGGATGACCGAAGAATTGAAAAGGGAACTGCTCGCGATCGCCGGAGACTCCATGCATGCGTCAGTCGCCTACTATTGTGGGCGGCGGAATATGTTCATGGGGCGTTGGATCAAACATGCGATGCCGCCGGGCCTGATCATGCGCTTTTTCCGCCCTCCGTCGGTGCGATTCCAGCGGTTGGTGAACCCAGTGCCGGTGATCGACGGTCCGTATGGATACCTGACCGGGATGCTGATTCACTACAACTTCAGTAAGGGCGTTTCAGAATGGATCGACAAGCATAATCGTTATTCGCAGCTGGAAGCACAGGAGGGGATGAAACTGATTCACCAGCGTGAGGCACACGAACCAGGATTGTTCAGCACCGATCCTGCGCTCCGCCGGCGAGCACTTAAAAATCTCTCGTTCAAGTTGCCTTGGAGGCCGCTCATTAAGTTTCTGTATTTCTATGTCTGGCAGCGAGGATGGCTGGATGGGAAGGCGGGGTTTACGTACTGCGTCTTGCAAGCCTTCTACGAGTACATGATCGTCGTCAAAATGCACGAGCTTGAACGCCAACAACGCGGGCTCCCAATCTAAAAGAAAGCGAAGCGCCCGCATCCGCGGGCTCGATAGCTATGGCCAAAACACTTTTTGTCAATCGCTACTTCCATCCCGATCACTCGGCGACAAGCCAGCTCCTCAGCGACCTGGTATTCGATCTTGCCTCCCGTGGTCAGGATATTCATGTGATCACTGGTTGCCAGCTGTATGGGGATCCCCAGGCCTCTCTTCCTGTCGACGAGTGTATCCGCGATGTTCACGTGCATCGAGTACGCACGTCGCGGTTCGGACGGGGTCGGCTGCTGGGACGGCTGTTTGACTACCTGACATTTTATGTCGGTGCGACGTGGCGGCTGCTTCGCCTGGTCCGACAAGGAGACATCGTGGTCGCGAAGACCGATCCCCCGATGATGTCTGTTCCCGCTGCATGGGTGGTGAAGCTCAAGCGGGGGATCTTGGTCAACTGGGTGCAGGATCTGTTTCCGGAAGTCGCGACTTCTCTGGATGTGTACGGTGTGCGATTCGCTGCGCCCATGTTGAAACGGTTGCGCAATCAATCACTGCGGCTTGGCCGGTCAAACGTGGTCTTGGGAGAAATCATGGCCGAGCGCCTCCGTGAGCAAGGCGTCCCGTCCGATCGAATCACGATCATTG
This genomic window contains:
- a CDS encoding putative colanic acid biosynthesis acetyltransferase — protein: MSTPRPDFQTTGNKIRRILWGAVWLLAYRPSPRFLHGWRRCLLRLFGANIEKGAHPYPSVKIWAPWNLTMKQGSCLGDYVRCYSVDRVTLEPHATVSQYSYLCTASHDYRVDGMSLITAPITIGPHAWVAGDAFIGPGVSVGERAVVGARTSVFRDVDPWTVVGGNPARLIRKYHLEREES
- a CDS encoding glycosyltransferase codes for the protein MKVGMVTASVSRKGGGIQEVVRRSAIELHRRGSNVSVFGLSDEHADEDGKTWKPVAVSVFQQRGYKPFGYAPDLLSALRSAAPDVLHNHGLWMYPSVASVKWAKLTHRPYLISVHGMLDPWAVTHSYWKKKLASMIYEHRHLTQAACLHALCSEEADTIRRYGLSNPISVIPFGIDLPLLDLGETTRHEKALLFLGRLHPKKGLMNLLMAWQRLQHDRIPTVAGWELWIAGWDQGNHEQALRTYAAEQGIERSVRFLGPKFGRDKDVLLRSVGAFVLPSFSEGLPVSVLEAWAYGLPVVMTKECNLPQGFSSGASICIDTTATGIVRGLRDIMALSADDRTAMGMRGRQLVEHQFSWTSYAEHMSSLYEWMSGAGPRPDCVSTH
- a CDS encoding glycosyltransferase family 2 protein encodes the protein MSLSILILTLNEESNLADCIQSVNWSDDIVVLDSFSSDRTVKIAEEMGARVVQRRFDNWSAHQNWALDQISFKHPWVFYLDADERMTEELKRELLAIAGDSMHASVAYYCGRRNMFMGRWIKHAMPPGLIMRFFRPPSVRFQRLVNPVPVIDGPYGYLTGMLIHYNFSKGVSEWIDKHNRYSQLEAQEGMKLIHQREAHEPGLFSTDPALRRRALKNLSFKLPWRPLIKFLYFYVWQRGWLDGKAGFTYCVLQAFYEYMIVVKMHELERQQRGLPI